The following proteins are co-located in the Massilia litorea genome:
- a CDS encoding flagellin N-terminal helical domain-containing protein, protein MSIINTNMSSLNAQRNMAKSSNDLQTSMTRLSSGLRVNSAKDDAAGLSIATKMDSQIRGMTQASRNANDGISMIQTADGAMSNISDALQRMRELAVQAANGTNGADETGNIGTEMSALNDEIARIADTTSFNGKSLMKSGAPLTVDIQVGANKDESIKVAIADSDGYAKFTAATDLKVDTPANAGATIAKIDGALKALNTERASLGTAQNRMGYAISNLSSSIENQSAAKSRIMDTDYASETSKLSRAQILQQAGTAMLAQANSAPNNVMSLLRG, encoded by the coding sequence ATGTCGATCATCAACACCAACATGTCGTCGCTGAATGCGCAACGTAACATGGCCAAGTCGAGCAACGACCTGCAAACATCGATGACCCGCCTGTCGTCTGGCCTGCGCGTCAACAGCGCCAAGGACGACGCAGCCGGCCTGTCGATCGCCACCAAGATGGACTCGCAGATCCGCGGCATGACCCAGGCATCGCGTAACGCCAACGACGGCATCTCGATGATCCAGACCGCCGACGGCGCCATGTCGAACATTTCGGATGCACTGCAGCGTATGCGTGAACTGGCAGTCCAGGCCGCCAACGGCACCAACGGCGCCGACGAAACCGGCAACATCGGCACCGAGATGTCGGCTCTGAATGACGAAATCGCCCGTATCGCCGACACGACCAGCTTCAATGGCAAAAGCCTGATGAAGTCGGGCGCTCCGCTCACCGTCGACATCCAGGTCGGCGCCAACAAGGACGAATCGATCAAGGTCGCCATCGCCGACAGCGACGGCTACGCCAAGTTCACCGCTGCGACCGACCTGAAGGTTGATACGCCTGCCAACGCTGGCGCCACCATCGCCAAGATCGACGGCGCCCTGAAGGCCCTGAACACGGAGCGCGCGTCGCTGGGTACCGCACAGAACCGTATGGGCTATGCGATCAGCAACCTGTCGAGCTCGATCGAGAACCAGTCGGCCGCAAAGAGCCGCATCATGGATACCGACTACGCTTCTGAAACCAGCAAGCTGAGCCGCGCGCAGATCCTGCAGCAGGCAGGTACCGCGATGCTGGCCCAGGCCAACTCGGCACCGAACAACGTGATGTCGCTGCTGCGCGGTTAA